From the genome of Xyrauchen texanus isolate HMW12.3.18 chromosome 7, RBS_HiC_50CHRs, whole genome shotgun sequence:
TCCAGGCTTTGGCCACCACCTCAGGGCAGCCATGGATCTCTCCAAACTCAAGGATTCCTAAGCAGTTTGTGGCATCCATCTGGTGCTGCAGATATCGGCTACATACAGTACGGACGGTATTGAACTGGAGCAGGCTGGAAGTGCAGATAAGTCCCTCCACATTGTTTTTGTTGATGGTGAGTTTTCCTGTGTAGGCAAAGTCCAGTAAGGTTGACAACACATTCGGATCTACATCATGAAGCTCGACACGAGCAGCAATGCTCTCTACAAAATCTCCAGAGAACATGGAATGGAAGTAATGGCTGCAGAGGGCAAGGATGCCCCGATGGCAGGGGAAATCCTGTCCACCAGCACACAAGGTGACATCCACAAGTTTGGGTTGAGAACAGAGGGAGCGCAGGCCCTCTAAAATGCTCTGTGGATGGGAAGAGAGGCAGAAGTCTAGGTCGTCTACATTACGCACCATGATGACACTCTGACCTATGACCTTAATAAATTCAGAGCTAACCAACAGCTGTTGTCAGTGTTTACCTATGCAGGATGAGACAAAATGGGAACGATGAGTCATGTGTAATCCCATTATGACATTCATGATCATAGCGTAGTGTAGTTCACTTAGAGCCTTATTTGACCCAAGGACAATTTTTTGCCTTTCTGGCTTGGTGACAAAACATTTAAGAAACCAACTGGATGAGCAGGAATTAAGTCATGTTAGCACATCAATGCGAGTTAAATTATTGGACATTTACGGTTTAAAAAACGATTGTTGCCAAAAGCAATTTATTTGACAAGCACACTGGTAGTGTATAAGGCTAGGAATTAAAGTTTTTACCATTCAAAACTAATTTCCTTGTCTATGAGAGTTTGCTCgcaaaatacaaaaaattttGAATTGGCAAAGCTACAGAGGATGTAAAACAAGAAGAAATTAGCTCCCCCTTTACTTTCCTTTGTTAAATGCTCTGTGAAGTAACATTTAGAAATCAATTCTAATACTGTATTTTTAAGAGGCTTCAAGTCATACAAATATGTTGCTCATTtttgtaaggtttttttttttttacatttttagttcATTATAGCTAACTAAAATGCTAACATTCATCGTTTTAGTTCCATTGCTTTCAAAGTagcatttcaaaatgtattgtcCAAGGAGTAACGGACAACCAGTATTTGATTATGTATTTGCATAGACTTTGttttttaatagaaaaaaaacaggaaaatgtCTAAAGCAAACTTACCTAGTagaaaataaaagcagaaatcacacattattcacagcatTTGTTAAAAAAGGCCAAGTATTTTGTTGTTGCTGGGTGAGGGACACACTGTCTTCTGCAGAGTCATTGGGACAGCATGCTTGTCTTTCACTCTGCTATTTTTAGGCCAGTCATTCAGGGGGGCTATTCACAGAAATTTGAAAAGTATGGTTGAGTTCCCACCTgctcttaaagagacagacaCAACTCTACAACAGTACACGACAAAACAGTTAGTTGATCATTTATTTAATCGTTACAGTAAGCTGCCTCCAATATTAGTGCAaggtaaagcaaaaaaaaaaatctgctgtaGGTTTCTAAAAGTCTGCCGATCCTCTAAGAGAAATGAAAACTTCACATTTTTATAATTCTTACAAAGCTTCAAAACAGAACAACAAACATGTCAGTTTATGGTAGTCTTTCAATGCACTCTCCTGGAAAATTGGAGGATAATATTAGCAAAATGTATACCACACTGTCAAACTGTATAAATATTGGTACCATTTCTACAGCAAATCCAGAAGGAGAAGAAATGCAGTTTACACAGACAGTGAagtctacagtatatgtttgtttccacaaaaaaaaaaaaagcatattgtcATTCTTCAAAGTCAAAAATCTCAGCCTCCTTTTCTTTCCAAAAAGCAAAACTACGGTCAATATATTGACAAATCTCATCATTTCTCAGACTACCAATATCTGGACCATTTCTCAGAACATCTCCCTCAACTGGAGTGGGAGTCTGAATGATGACTTTAGGCACGGGCCTCGTTTCTACTGTTGTGGCCTGTTCTGATTGTTCAAGCTCTGGTTGGCCTGATCCGTccccaaaaaaatttactttaatgTCCTCAAATCCATCCTTCCATTCCCGGTTTCCAGCCTCAATGTCCTGAATTACAGCCTTGTGGAAATCCCTGACTCTCTCCCAGGTGAACTGACCCACATGGTCAAAAACTTCAAAGCAAAGCAGATGTCTCATTTTCCTCTCATCTGCTGGCAAATCCAGCTCCAGTATGTGGAAGTAGCCAAGCATGAAGAGGTCCAGGGTCAGTGTGTCATAGTCAACAGGAGATCCATCCACACGGGGCAGGAACTGCTCAGGTGAGTAAATAGCCTGTTGCCGGTTGAGTCTTCGGATCTGCCGTGATGGTACGAACGAGATCATGCTTCTCCAGTTCCCAATCATCTTGTTGATAGCACTTCTCTGTTTGAAGAAGTGCCCTAATTTACCATTCTCCATGGTACTCTTCTGAGAGATATCCAAGCTAGCTTTGCGTTCACACTTTGGTTTCTTGGGCATCTCCAATGAATCAACACTTTGCTTCCTCTTGGCGTTTTTCAAGGTTACAGTGTAAGCTGACTTCTTCCAGTGTCCAAGGAACAAGACCACAATACGTTCCTTGCGCAAGCTCGTACTTTCTATAACATCACTGATGTCAATATAGTCTGTATCAGAATCATTACTCTGATCAGCCTCTGGTCTTTGTACATGATTTTGAGAGTCCTTATCCGATCCGTTTTCTACTTCTATTTTCAACTCTTGTTCTTGTGTACTCAAGGACTCTGTACTCTCTGAACCCTCTAATGAGGAAGCATTCTGATTCTCAAAGTTGTCTTTCAGATTCCTCACTGATACCCCAAACTGGTGGATCTCGTTTTCTATCTTCTCCCTCCTGCCTCTTTTGGAGACTTGTCTCTCTGAAGCCTGAGAGAAGACATTCACAAGCTCAGTGTTTGGCATTTTGCAGTAGGGCTGGTCTGTTAGGTTGGTCATAAGCAGTGACATACTCTTCACAATGCCTGAAATACGGTTGCACCAAACTGGCAAGGGAGTCTGTGTAGAGAGGTTCCTGTATTGGGTGTTGACGGTGATGTTGACAATGGGTGTCGGGAGAATGTTTCGGAGTTCTTCAGCCAGACGAGCAAGTTCCATTTCATATCCCTCACAGTTTTTTTGCATGGATACACTCTTAATTTGCTTCTCCAGATAAATGAGGTCATCCTCTGTTAGAAGCTCTCCAAATGGGCCCAGGATGGCATTGTGAGCCTGGGAGAACCTCCAACTGTCCATTTTTTCATATCTACTACCATTCTCCTGTTACAGACAAATAAGATTAAAAACATTCAGATAAAAGCTAACCTGGAGAAAGCTGCTCATTTTCTATGGAAAGTCACACAGATGCTTAGAAGACATTTCACACATCTCACCTTCATTCTCTGTGTTTCCTGTTCAAATAATCTGGTTTGTAGCTGTCGTACCATCACCTGTCTCTTCCACTCTGCTATAGGTCTGCCCTTCTCATCATTGGTGGGCACCAAGTAATCA
Proteins encoded in this window:
- the espnla gene encoding espin-like protein, with translation MVLQKAITAAREGDLQGLREIAETGCLTAAIADAQGAGLVHHAARCGQLDCLRFMVTEVGLAADTRALNGATPVHDAAATGHTCELQWLVQFAGCNAKGQDSGGATPLHLAARFGKVDAVHWLLAHGNGAEVKTNCGALPAHYAAAKGDLTCLKLLIDQAPGCVDGQTNTGATPLYLACQEGHLHVVEYLVKDCGADVHLRAQDGMTPLHAAAHMGHHALVVWLASFTDISLSGQDNEGATALHFAASGGHHRILERLLQMGSKVKRDYWGGTPLHDAAENGEIECCRILLSHQNSPKERDVDGFTAADLAKYNGHFECARYLRSVERNLWAAAQPLEENCPIEEELREKPAVSRQPSSDYYRQITNIHKDMDSLKHPETEDSPQAHYPTPPLSPPPPPPTPSVTSPPSSTSHGNTFQNVHMASTVVKNLSSNAPKSKPVPEKGRLLMGKMKLGDVKSIASLKKSGLTADLTISNKMVVLPTEEANLSDIDYLVPTNDEKGRPIAEWKRQVMVRQLQTRLFEQETQRMKENGSRYEKMDSWRFSQAHNAILGPFGELLTEDDLIYLEKQIKSVSMQKNCEGYEMELARLAEELRNILPTPIVNITVNTQYRNLSTQTPLPVWCNRISGIVKSMSLLMTNLTDQPYCKMPNTELVNVFSQASERQVSKRGRREKIENEIHQFGVSVRNLKDNFENQNASSLEGSESTESLSTQEQELKIEVENGSDKDSQNHVQRPEADQSNDSDTDYIDISDVIESTSLRKERIVVLFLGHWKKSAYTVTLKNAKRKQSVDSLEMPKKPKCERKASLDISQKSTMENGKLGHFFKQRSAINKMIGNWRSMISFVPSRQIRRLNRQQAIYSPEQFLPRVDGSPVDYDTLTLDLFMLGYFHILELDLPADERKMRHLLCFEVFDHVGQFTWERVRDFHKAVIQDIEAGNREWKDGFEDIKVNFFGDGSGQPELEQSEQATTVETRPVPKVIIQTPTPVEGDVLRNGPDIGSLRNDEICQYIDRSFAFWKEKEAEIFDFEE